Genomic window (Sulfurovum sp. NBC37-1):
AATGCTACTGTATCAGTGGCGGGTTAACAGAAATGATAAATGGTGCTATTGAAAGTCATGAGCTTACACCATTCTTCAAAAAAATATATGCTTGCAGGTTGGTTGAAAACAGCGATGGGAATATTGCTTTTCCAAAAGAGACTGTCGGACACACAATAAAAACACAGAAAATCTTTCAGATTGCCAAAGGATTGGAGAAAGATGTGAATGAAGTCGTTGATGGTTATGAAATACCGTTTGAACACATGATCTTTGTGGGTGATGGACTGACCGATGTCCCCGCTTTCTCTTTGGTTCAGAAAATGGGAGGCACCAGTATAGCTGTTTACAGAGAGAGTAAAAACGGTGACGGCAGTGTTAATCCGGAACAGACATTTAAAAATTATGAAGCAGGATATGAGCTTGCCATAAAAAGCAAACGTGCCGAACAGTTACTCCCCGCAGATTATTCAGAAGGTAAACCTTTGAAAATGGCATTGCTTTACCATGTTGACAGAATTTGTAAACACATTGCCCACAAGAATGAGGCGGCACTTTCGTAGCCAGATGAGAGTGATTATCGCAACGGAAAAGATATTGAATAGTTATGGTGACATCATCGGTATAAAGTATCATTATGAAGATGGGAGCTACAGAAAGATAAAAATATTCATCCCCAATGGAGGACTGCATGAGCATACTAAGACAAAATACTATATTTGGAAAATTTCTACTTGATGGTCAATGTCTCGGAGTACTTGAAAAGACATACTTAGATGAGACAACAAAAAACATAATAAAGAAATTTCTGAAGGGAAGAGAACCCTTTGCACGTTCCTTGACTGCACCATGGACAAATAATCAGCCTCAATGGGAAATAGAAGACGGTAAATTATACTTGACAGATATTGACTTGTCCGTTGACATGTCAAAAAGTTATTCGGTTGGCTATGAAGGACAAAAAAGAATTGAGATGATAGGGGATATGAATGGAGAGACCAGAGAACTAAAAGTAGGAAGAACAAAATGCATATCTTCCGTAGACCATAGAAGCAATATGCAAAAGATATTTGGGAAAGACAAGATCTTTGCAAAATGGGTTAATGAACCCATGAGGCTATTGGTGAAAGAATCCAAACAGAAATCAATCTTCATAAATGAGAAAACTCGATATGAAACTACGATGGAGCTTGTAGTTTTAGAATTTGAGCATGGTATTTTAAAGGGCAGAAAAACCAAACAAGAAACTTTCCTTACAGTAAAAAACCATATAGAAGACCTGTAAACAAAATACAAAGGGATACCAATGGCAAAAATAGCATACAAAGAATACCCAATAGAAACAGTGGCACCGGATGGAACCGTTTTAAAAGGCAAGATTCACTATTGGTCAAAAGATTATTACGTCCACCTAATTGAGCCGATATCAGTGAAAACGTCCAGTACGCATTTAATGTATATGATACCGGCAAAATTTATTGTTGATGAAACTAAGGCAGATGGCATCACAATAGAAGAAAAAGGCATCAGTCATATAAATATCTATCATATAGCCATTAAAACAATGCAAGAAATCTATACTGATTATTCTTCGGATACATTAGAGATGAAATAGATATTGTGATGCAAAGAATGATAAATGGTTTAACAAAAAACAGCTGGTACCTAAACAAGCCTCTTTGTGAGTGTAGAAACCTTTTCCAAAAAGAAGATCGGGGATATTTAGCACATTTCTATCATTGTCAGTGCGGTTGGAGTGAGGTTATTATTACCGCCCAGAGTGATATCCCAGTATATGCATGTGAAGCCTGTGACAATAAAGAGTTTGCCAACAGATACTATGTCGATAAAAGCGACTTCTCCCTGTATGGAAAAGAGCTGGAAGTAACTTATGAATGCAAAAAAATTGAAAATGGTTTCAGGGCTGCGGCATTTATTGATATACCGGAAGATACAGATTTTATGCGTAAAAAGATGGTGTTTGCAAAATATCCGGTCGTATATTACACTATATATCTAAACGGGAAAACTGAACAACATACAAAAATTTATTTAGAAAATACAAATATTGAAAATACTTTAGTGACAATGTTGCATGAATATATTATAAGTCAGTATCAAGGATTTCCAAAGATACTATTTAAGAGCAAGAAAGAAAAAGTAGAGGCGATCTTATTCTTCTTATCCAATCCAAAATTATTGAACTTTGCGTTTTATTATTGGGATATAGATCAAAGTTTACCAAAACTCTACAAGCCTGAAAAACCTGTCAATACAGAAGAGATGCTCCAGTATGTCCTAAACGGAAGAAAAGAGCGTACCGTAAAGCGTGCTCTTTTCCAAAAGCATCAAAAACTGCAAGACAATATCAAAAGTTCCGACAAGCTCTGCCCATTTACTCCGGATGACTACACTTTCGATCCTAAAACCGCATTTGTTATTTGTAGATGCATTGATGA
Coding sequences:
- a CDS encoding HAD family hydrolase, which encodes MSKKIALIFDFDITMSPYYQQKKLIEHWNIDESEFWKRCTKKVTDEEYDLEHGYIKVITEYIAEQSLSLSNNDLFNLGRSISLYDGLSRRESKKNIFDDMLDIVNSKTYGDLNVELECYCISGGLTEMINGAIESHELTPFFKKIYACRLVENSDGNIAFPKETVGHTIKTQKIFQIAKGLEKDVNEVVDGYEIPFEHMIFVGDGLTDVPAFSLVQKMGGTSIAVYRESKNGDGSVNPEQTFKNYEAGYELAIKSKRAEQLLPADYSEGKPLKMALLYHVDRICKHIAHKNEAALS
- a CDS encoding PcfJ domain-containing protein — its product is MQRMINGLTKNSWYLNKPLCECRNLFQKEDRGYLAHFYHCQCGWSEVIITAQSDIPVYACEACDNKEFANRYYVDKSDFSLYGKELEVTYECKKIENGFRAAAFIDIPEDTDFMRKKMVFAKYPVVYYTIYLNGKTEQHTKIYLENTNIENTLVTMLHEYIISQYQGFPKILFKSKKEKVEAILFFLSNPKLLNFAFYYWDIDQSLPKLYKPEKPVNTEEMLQYVLNGRKERTVKRALFQKHQKLQDNIKSSDKLCPFTPDDYTFDPKTAFVICRCIDDPNIASNLLAEDFVIFDTRYGHGDLRFGSDISYKKTKSSMKDEHQLYLHDLIWFILFLKNYYTEKQIAKLLLKAERDLDKWMDTLLLAKHFKNVIKKVFRKVKPTIRNLHSEIIRCSEYKENKKIQAITFSYKPKYRSACSKINDLEFKLPYTGAELSSWARTLHNCMTGYAYDILSGTTAIYGIFRGNEIVYAVEIYREVTEQSSGKYNKEVPNKDKLLIDAWFREWFQ